In one Chitinophagaceae bacterium genomic region, the following are encoded:
- a CDS encoding hybrid sensor histidine kinase/response regulator — MKPEKAKILYVDDEVNNLISFKAAFRRDFDITTAESGHEALKILKNDTFKVIISDQRMPNMMGVDFFKEVLKNGNKAVRILLTGYADISDVIAAVNQGHIFSYVSKPWQEEDLRIIINNAIRYYNTENELAERNIELEKAYKELEKFVYSASHDLRAPLASVSGLIKLVKMENQNPSSADYLEKIEGSIDRLEKFIENIISYYRSAKMEEKVEIVDFETLIDETLEIFRYFENASEIEFVKKINVSGNKEFKSDEDRIKIVINNLISNAIKYQEPQRENKKIEIDVTVNEDFAEINISDNGIGINEKSLEEIFTMFYRSTARNSGSGIGLYIVKETINKMNGEISVQSKFGEGTTFKVKIPNLNKV, encoded by the coding sequence ATGAAACCTGAGAAAGCGAAGATACTTTATGTAGATGACGAAGTAAATAACTTAATTAGCTTTAAAGCAGCCTTCAGAAGAGACTTCGATATAACTACAGCAGAATCCGGTCACGAAGCGCTCAAAATACTTAAAAATGATACCTTTAAGGTTATCATCAGTGATCAACGTATGCCCAATATGATGGGTGTAGACTTTTTTAAAGAAGTCTTAAAAAATGGCAATAAAGCTGTTCGAATTTTACTTACCGGATATGCAGACATCAGTGATGTGATTGCTGCCGTAAACCAGGGCCACATTTTTAGCTATGTCTCTAAACCCTGGCAGGAAGAAGATCTGAGAATAATTATTAATAATGCAATCAGATATTATAACACTGAAAATGAATTAGCAGAACGTAACATTGAACTTGAAAAGGCGTATAAAGAGCTAGAGAAGTTTGTATATAGTGCCTCTCATGACTTGAGAGCCCCATTAGCTTCAGTTTCCGGACTGATTAAGTTGGTGAAAATGGAAAATCAGAACCCAAGCAGTGCTGATTATCTCGAAAAGATTGAAGGTAGTATAGACAGACTCGAAAAGTTCATTGAAAATATCATTAGCTACTACAGAAGTGCTAAAATGGAAGAAAAAGTAGAGATAGTCGATTTTGAAACATTAATCGACGAGACGCTCGAAATTTTCAGATATTTTGAAAATGCTTCTGAAATAGAGTTTGTTAAAAAAATCAATGTTTCCGGCAATAAAGAGTTTAAGAGCGATGAAGACAGGATTAAAATTGTAATCAATAATCTTATTTCTAATGCTATTAAATATCAGGAGCCGCAAAGAGAAAATAAAAAAATTGAAATTGATGTTACGGTTAATGAAGATTTTGCAGAGATTAATATTTCAGACAATGGTATTGGTATTAATGAGAAAAGTTTAGAAGAGATTTTTACTATGTTTTACAGATCTACTGCCCGAAATTCCGGTTCAGGTATTGGATTATACATAGTGAAAGAAACAATAAACAAAATGAATGGTGAAATTTCCGTTCAAAGTAAATTTGGAGAAGGAACAACTTTTAAAGTTAAAATTCCTAATCTTAATAAAGTATAA
- a CDS encoding GHKL domain-containing protein produces MKKILLVLTLLFNFLSYSESKTIVEVNNDDYSINVSSSLYIKVDKENEFSFDDIKNSNNFVLTDEKIPNLGISRYSLWVKFHLKNNTSTENLLLSLPYPILDYVVLYQEIDGEYQIQKLGEYVPITEREYKHQNFIFDIHQKIGSVSTYYINIKSSEQVMLPLTVGTSKAIFLENAGIEIINGVYFGLVLVMIFYNLFIFFSVKDNNYIKYVGYIILIGLTQASDQGYTYRLIWPNYPEFAGFMVTTFPVLVGVAAMLFMRSFLNTKQHLPKSEIILFFLIGMYSTSIFFNLIGYPQEGYKLLQITAIIVSIFMFVVAFKIMKKGYKSAKFFLLAWSAFLISVCVFIMKDFGILPYNNFTKFSLHIGSGIEMILLSFALADKINIMKKEKEESQARTLEALKENQRIVKEQNIVLEHKVKERTGELEKSNLNLSKTLTDLKETQAQLLDSEKMASLGQLTAGVAHEINNPINFVTSNINPLKKDINDIVELIHLYDSLKNEEAENIPQKLKEIKEFEDDIEVEFLLEEINMLLKGMEEGATRTAEIVKSLRTFSRLDESNLKNSDINESLESTLLLLKSSFGDKIVINKNYSELEPIECYAGKLNQLFMNILNNGIQAVNEKKYSGDEQPTIALKTEKVDDYVLISIADNGIGMDENTKKKIYDPFFTTKDVGKGTGLGMSIVYNIIEKHEGMIDLISEPGKGTEFRIFIPRMHDKENEDTKKSEAYLQLKQKRKEKLREIVKKKTTT; encoded by the coding sequence ATGAAAAAGATTTTATTAGTACTTACATTATTATTCAATTTTTTATCCTACTCTGAATCAAAAACAATTGTAGAAGTAAATAATGATGATTATTCTATAAACGTTAGTAGTTCTCTTTATATAAAAGTTGATAAAGAAAATGAATTCAGTTTTGATGACATTAAAAATTCTAATAATTTTGTCTTAACTGATGAGAAAATTCCTAACCTTGGGATATCCCGTTATTCTCTTTGGGTAAAATTTCATTTAAAAAATAATACCTCAACTGAAAACTTATTACTAAGTCTTCCTTACCCAATTTTAGATTATGTGGTGTTATATCAAGAGATTGATGGAGAATATCAAATTCAAAAATTAGGAGAATATGTTCCTATAACCGAAAGAGAGTATAAACATCAAAATTTCATTTTTGATATTCATCAAAAAATAGGCTCTGTTTCAACATACTATATCAATATTAAAAGTAGTGAACAAGTAATGTTACCATTAACTGTTGGCACCTCAAAAGCTATTTTTCTCGAAAATGCAGGAATAGAAATAATAAATGGTGTTTACTTTGGATTAGTATTAGTAATGATATTTTACAATCTATTTATCTTTTTCTCTGTAAAAGACAATAATTACATTAAATATGTTGGATATATTATATTAATAGGACTTACTCAAGCTAGTGATCAGGGGTACACATATCGATTAATTTGGCCAAATTACCCGGAATTTGCTGGTTTTATGGTTACTACTTTTCCGGTTCTAGTTGGTGTAGCTGCAATGCTCTTCATGAGAAGCTTCTTAAACACAAAACAACACTTACCAAAATCTGAAATAATTCTTTTTTTCCTTATTGGAATGTACTCTACTTCTATTTTTTTTAATTTAATTGGTTATCCTCAAGAGGGTTATAAACTGCTTCAAATTACAGCAATCATTGTTTCTATCTTTATGTTTGTAGTTGCCTTTAAGATTATGAAAAAAGGATATAAATCTGCCAAATTTTTCCTATTGGCCTGGTCTGCTTTTTTAATAAGTGTGTGTGTATTTATTATGAAAGATTTTGGCATTTTACCATATAATAATTTTACAAAATTTAGTTTACACATTGGTTCAGGAATCGAAATGATACTTCTTTCTTTTGCACTTGCAGACAAGATAAATATCATGAAAAAAGAAAAAGAGGAGTCTCAGGCAAGGACATTAGAAGCTTTAAAAGAAAATCAGCGAATAGTAAAAGAGCAGAATATTGTATTGGAGCACAAAGTAAAAGAACGTACCGGTGAGTTGGAAAAGTCAAATTTAAATTTAAGTAAAACACTGACAGACCTTAAAGAAACTCAAGCCCAGCTCTTAGATTCAGAAAAAATGGCTTCTTTAGGACAGTTAACTGCCGGAGTTGCTCATGAAATCAATAACCCAATAAATTTTGTCACTTCCAATATCAACCCATTAAAAAAGGACATTAATGACATTGTTGAGCTCATTCATTTATATGATTCACTTAAAAATGAAGAAGCAGAAAACATACCACAAAAACTAAAAGAAATTAAAGAGTTTGAAGATGATATTGAAGTAGAATTCTTACTCGAAGAAATAAATATGCTTTTAAAAGGTATGGAAGAGGGCGCAACTCGTACGGCTGAAATCGTGAAAAGTCTTAGAACATTCTCAAGGCTTGACGAGTCAAATTTAAAGAATTCTGACATAAATGAATCTTTGGAGTCAACTTTATTACTTTTAAAGAGTTCTTTTGGTGATAAAATTGTAATTAATAAAAATTATTCCGAACTTGAGCCGATAGAATGTTACGCTGGCAAACTTAATCAGCTGTTTATGAACATTTTAAACAATGGAATTCAGGCTGTAAATGAAAAAAAATATAGTGGAGATGAGCAACCGACAATTGCTTTGAAAACTGAAAAGGTTGATGACTACGTCTTAATTAGCATAGCAGATAACGGTATAGGAATGGATGAAAACACTAAAAAGAAAATTTACGACCCTTTCTTTACTACTAAAGATGTTGGAAAAGGAACCGGATTAGGCATGTCTATTGTTTACAACATTATTGAAAAGCATGAAGGTATGATTGATCTCATAAGTGAACCGGGAAAAGGAACAGAATTTCGAATTTTTATTCCCAGAATGCACGATAAAGAAAATGAAGACACTAAAAAAAGCGAAGCATATTTACAGTTAAAACAAAAAAGAAAAGAAAAACTACGTGAAATCGTAAAAAAGAAGACAACCACCTAA
- a CDS encoding response regulator yields MPLVMLIDDNEIDLFLNKKFLEVAHISNNVISFSHAEKALQYLTQQKDNLYELPDIILLDIQMPEMNGFEFLEKFNAFSDKVKRKTSVIMLSSTIDPIDIKRAKDYSFLIDILTKPLNPPVLKEILKKELKLNAA; encoded by the coding sequence ATGCCTCTGGTGATGCTTATCGATGATAATGAAATCGACTTATTTCTAAACAAAAAGTTTTTGGAAGTCGCTCATATCAGTAATAATGTTATTTCTTTTAGTCACGCAGAAAAAGCATTACAATATTTAACTCAACAAAAAGACAATTTGTATGAATTGCCTGATATAATCTTACTGGATATTCAAATGCCTGAAATGAATGGTTTTGAGTTCCTGGAAAAATTTAATGCATTTTCAGATAAAGTTAAGCGGAAAACTTCTGTAATTATGCTGTCATCTACTATTGATCCGATTGATATTAAAAGAGCTAAAGACTATTCTTTTTTAATCGATATACTTACCAAGCCCCTTAACCCTCCGGTTCTTAAAGAAATTTTAAAAAAAGAGTTAAAACTGAATGCTGCATAA
- a CDS encoding NADP-specific glutamate dehydrogenase, producing the protein MSKSNSLLKYFDSKYPDSPKYRQSFSKYLPYLESVLNSSDLYKKNLILERLIIPERSIKFRINWVDDKGKVRVNRGYRVQMNSNLGPYKGGLRFNKDVDEDTFMFLAFKQIFKNCLTGLPLGAGKGGADLDPKNLSDNEMMQFCQSFMLEMHRYIGQLTDVPAGDMGVGSREIGYMYAYYRKINNVFTGTMTGKSVENGGSKLRTEATGYGLIYFVNAMLEKMGEDWKDKKCLLSGAGNVSLHAAEKILEFKGKVLSLSDSGGVIYSKKGFTKKDLEKIKKQKLVEKLSLEKIAASGDFEYKKGKKPWDFEADIALPCATENELDESDAKKLIENGIRIVAEGANMPCSSEAIDLFQKKKVLFVPDIAANTGGVYVSGLEITQNATFQNWGTKKVDKLLKETMENIHEKCISEGQEKNYVNYEKGAIKYAFKRIAESMLNDGVV; encoded by the coding sequence ATGAGTAAAAGCAATTCACTACTTAAGTATTTTGATTCAAAATACCCTGACTCACCGAAGTATAGACAAAGTTTCAGTAAATATTTACCTTATTTGGAATCGGTTTTAAACTCAAGTGATTTATACAAAAAGAATCTTATTTTAGAACGCCTGATTATTCCGGAAAGGAGTATTAAGTTTAGAATCAACTGGGTTGATGATAAAGGAAAAGTTAGAGTCAACAGAGGTTACAGGGTTCAAATGAACAGCAATCTGGGACCATATAAGGGAGGTCTTCGTTTTAATAAAGATGTAGATGAAGACACTTTTATGTTTTTGGCTTTTAAACAGATTTTTAAAAATTGCTTAACCGGGCTTCCTTTGGGAGCCGGAAAGGGAGGAGCAGACCTGGATCCGAAAAATTTGTCAGACAATGAAATGATGCAGTTTTGTCAGAGTTTTATGTTAGAGATGCATCGCTATATTGGTCAGTTGACAGATGTACCCGCCGGAGATATGGGTGTAGGGAGTCGTGAGATAGGATATATGTATGCTTATTATCGTAAAATTAATAATGTATTCACCGGTACTATGACCGGAAAATCTGTAGAAAACGGAGGAAGTAAGCTAAGAACTGAGGCTACAGGATATGGGTTAATTTATTTTGTAAATGCCATGCTTGAAAAAATGGGGGAGGACTGGAAAGATAAAAAATGTTTGTTATCCGGTGCCGGAAATGTTTCTTTACATGCTGCGGAAAAAATATTGGAATTTAAGGGAAAAGTGCTTAGCCTTTCTGATTCAGGGGGTGTAATTTATTCTAAAAAAGGTTTTACAAAAAAAGATTTAGAAAAAATAAAGAAACAAAAGTTAGTTGAAAAGTTGTCTTTGGAAAAGATAGCAGCTTCCGGAGATTTTGAATATAAAAAAGGAAAGAAGCCCTGGGATTTTGAAGCTGATATTGCTTTACCTTGTGCTACAGAGAATGAATTAGATGAATCAGATGCTAAAAAGTTGATTGAAAACGGCATTCGGATAGTTGCTGAGGGTGCAAATATGCCTTGTAGCTCAGAAGCGATAGATTTATTTCAGAAAAAAAAGGTTTTGTTTGTGCCGGATATTGCTGCAAACACCGGAGGTGTATATGTTTCCGGCTTAGAGATTACACAAAATGCAACTTTTCAGAATTGGGGTACAAAAAAAGTAGATAAGTTGTTAAAGGAAACGATGGAAAACATACATGAAAAATGTATTTCTGAAGGTCAGGAAAAGAATTACGTGAATTATGAAAAAGGAGCAATAAAGTATGCTTTTAAGCGAATAGCTGAATCAATGTTAAATGATGGTGTCGTTTAA